A stretch of the Panicum virgatum strain AP13 chromosome 9N, P.virgatum_v5, whole genome shotgun sequence genome encodes the following:
- the LOC120690935 gene encoding uncharacterized protein LOC120690935 has protein sequence MAKVAPSLLAVGSGAAFTAQPSPRKGASLFRDRVISRRARISAKLGGDGELKPPGKKKFITRDEEPEQYWQTAGEREGENPMKTPLPYIIIFGMSTPFVILAIAFANGWIKVPVR, from the exons ATGGCCAAGGtagctccctccctcctcgccgtcggcagcggcgctgccTTCACTGCCCAGCCATCGCCCAGGAAAGGTGCCAGTTTGTTCCGTGATCGCGTCATCAGCAGGCGTGCCAGGATATCAGCTAAGCTTG GTGGAGATGGGGAGCTGAAGCCTCCAGgcaagaagaagttcatcaccAGGGATGAGGAGCCTGAACA GTACTGGCAGActgcaggggagagggagggtgagAACCCCATGAAGACGCCCCTGCCCTACATCATCATCTTCGGCATGTCCACCCCCTTCGTCATCCTCGCCATCGCCTTTGCCAATGGCTGGATCAAGGTCCCTGTACGATGA
- the LOC120690934 gene encoding acyl carrier protein 3, mitochondrial-like, with protein sequence MHAVRALVLQHLRLRAPPSVAARGGGPGPAAVARCWFARGMSAPADGGGDGGSGFESAVRARVVELVRKFDKIDADKVTETADFQKDLSLDSLDRVELVMAFEQEFSIEIPDDKADKLTCCADVAKYIISESQSSNKVAGSS encoded by the exons ATGCACGCGGTGCGAGCCCTTGTGCTGCAGCACCTGcggctccgcgcgccgccctccGTCGCTGCCCGTGGAGGCGgcccggggccggcggcggtggcgcggtgctGGTTCGCGCGGGGGATGAGcgcgccggcggacggcggcggagacggcggcTCCGGCTTCGAGAGCGCCGTCAGGGCGCGCGTCGTCGAGCTGGTCAGGAAGTTCGACAAGATCGACGCCGACAAG GTGACTGAGACGGCAGATTTCCAAAAGGACCTGAGCTTGGACAGCTTAGATCGGGTGGAGCTTGTTATGGCTTTTGAGCAAGAGTTCTCCATCGAGATCCCAGATGACAAGGCTGATAAGCTTACCTGCTGTGCAGATGTTGCAAAATATATCATATCGGAATCCCAATCCAGTAATAAAGTTGCTGGTAGCTCCTGA